The Caldisericum exile AZM16c01 region GTCCTTAATGCCCGAATCTATTGCCTCTTCTACGACATATTGAACAGCCGGTTTATCAACAATGGGAAGCATTTCTTTTGGTTGTGATTTAGTTATTGGAAGAAGCCTTGTTCCAAATCCACCTACCGGAATTACCACTTTCTTAATCTCTTTCATGATACCACCGCCTTTCCAATCAATATTATATCTTTCCAATAAGAATTTCAGGTTTTGCACAAATTCTTATTGGAAAATGACTTTCTCCTATGCCCTTATTAACATACATTGTTGTATTTTTTTCCTTAAATAATCCATAAAGGAATCGTGAGCCATACTTTGATGGTGCATAAAGAGCAAATTTAACAAAGGGTAATTTGATTTGTCCACCATGCATATGGCCGCTCAAAATTAGGTTTATACCCTCATCTCTTCCTTCGTAAAAGATATCGGGAGAGTGTGATAAAAGAATTGTATATAAGGATTTATCAATTCCTTTAACTGCCTTTACAAGGTTAGCCCTTTTTGTATATGGGTCGCTTATGCCGACGATATTTATTTTAATATTATCCTTTTCATAAATTACATGCTCATCTTCAAGGACGATAATGTGGAGATTTTTTAAATCTGTGCGAAGTTTATTCAAATCTTTTACCTTGTAATCCCAATTTCCAAAGACAAAGTAAACAGGCTTTCTGAGTTCCACGATTTTTTTGAGGTAATCGTAGCCTACGAATTTTTTCCTGTAATTTACAATGTCTCCTGTTATAAAGATAAGGTCTATCGATTCCTCTTGTAAAATTTCAAGGATTTTTTTCTCACGTATGCTTTCTCTTGAAAAGTGAATATCAGAAAGATGAGCAAACTTTATATTGAAGTAATTACCAAACGCAATTTTTGTTTTTCTAATCCAAAAACGCTCCGCAAAATATCCATATGCGAGGATTAAGAATATTATTGCAGCGACTACTGTTGGAAGCATCATTATCTAATTTCTTTTCTCCGGATGAATTTGCTTCCCTCCATAGTTATAAGGAGCACATCAATAGGCCCACCAACTGTTTTTGGTCGTGCTTGAAATCTCATTGTATCAATTGTTGTTTGTATCGCATACACTGCAAAGTCTATTGCGTCCTGAAGCGGCATAGCATCCCAAAGGATTGGTGCCTTTGGAACCTCAAAAAAGTTTCCGTTTGGATTTTTTATAAAAACGGGATTTAAAATTTCATTTAGAATATCTCCTTCGCCACCCCAACTTGCACCATATACAACCTTTCTTAATTCAGTTGAGTAATTCACACGCAATTTTTCGTTTCTTTTAATATTTATGTGATAGACATACGGGACACTACTTTTACCCTCTTTTACATAGCCTGCTATGTGGAAGGAGGTGTCTGCATTTGGGAAGGAAGTTCGAAAGAAATTCAAAAGTTTATTTGTGATTTCTTCAACGGTATCATGAGGTTGGACAATTTCTTCTTCAAACTTCTGTATGTAAAAATCCATAGGAATTCCACCCAAAAAAGTTTCGCCAAAAGTTGATATGCCTACATTGTTTTTTGAGAGAAGAAATGTTTTATATACATAGTCAGAACTTACAATTGGAATTGGGGTTGAATTCGGAATATCTTGCCTCTGTAGGGATACTGTTTGTCTACTATCTGACGCCATCACTATGCCAGAGGGCACATACACGGTAACAATCAAAGACATATTTGCCTCCTATTTTTGAAGTCTTACTAATTTTTTGTTGCATTAGGGTCGCTTGCAAGCATATTCTGGAAAAATTCAAGAAGATTTTCAATTGCATTTTCAATGTCCGACAAACGCTCTTCAATTTCAAAAAGTCTTTTTTCAATTGATTCAATGCGCTCAATTTCTTCTTTTTTCATAAGTTTCCTCTTAGTGTGGCTTTGTAAGATAGTCTATTTGTTTCTTTGTGAGTTTGTCGATCTTTATACCATTTGCCTCCAAGAAAATATTTGCAACCTTTATATCAATTTCTTCAGGCACATCGTAAACCTTGTTTTCAAGTTGGTGGGTAAGAAGATATTCTGCAGAAAGTGCCTGAAGTGCAAAGGAAAGATCCATAATCTCAATAGGGTGACCATCTGCGCATGCAAGGTTTACAAGGCGCCCTTCGCCTAAAACATATATATGTCTTCCATTTTTGAGGGTATATTCCATAATATTTTGTCTTACTTCACGTTTTGAGACCTTTTCTTTTTCAAGTTCATCCATTGCTATT contains the following coding sequences:
- a CDS encoding metallophosphoesterase, yielding MMLPTVVAAIIFLILAYGYFAERFWIRKTKIAFGNYFNIKFAHLSDIHFSRESIREKKILEILQEESIDLIFITGDIVNYRKKFVGYDYLKKIVELRKPVYFVFGNWDYKVKDLNKLRTDLKNLHIIVLEDEHVIYEKDNIKINIVGISDPYTKRANLVKAVKGIDKSLYTILLSHSPDIFYEGRDEGINLILSGHMHGGQIKLPFVKFALYAPSKYGSRFLYGLFKEKNTTMYVNKGIGESHFPIRICAKPEILIGKI